Within Xiphias gladius isolate SHS-SW01 ecotype Sanya breed wild chromosome 14, ASM1685928v1, whole genome shotgun sequence, the genomic segment gtaaacagataaaaggtctggaacTGATTCGAAGCGTTGAATTTGCATTGGTACCTGTTCATAGGAACACAGGTTCGCAGGTCTACAGGGTgaacaaacctatcagacaggtgGAAGACACTTTACAAgtgacaaaaatcaacaatttggttaATTCTTAAAAAGACGGAATGCAATGGCAAGCTCAgaaacaccaaaaggcctggaagatcACAGAagacaattaaagaaaaaccccttcacaacacctagccaggtcaagaacacttttgaggaggtaggtgtatctTTGTGACAGGCTACAATCAAGAGAGCCTTTCGTGACTTTGaatacagagggtttaacaCAAGGTGCAAATCACTTGTAACACTcaggaacagaaaggccagattagactttgccagaaaacatctaaaaaattCTGTCCAGTTCTGGAAGATGATTCTTTGGACAGAGGAAACggagattaacttgtaccagatgggaagagaagagtatggagaatgaaaggaacagctcatgatccaaaacatatggcatcatctgtcaaacatggtgaaTGCATGTTATGGCATGGGGATGTATGGCTGtcagtggaactgggtcactggtgtttattgatgatgtgattgctgatagaagtagcaggatgagtTCTGAAGTGTTTAAGGCTAGAGTATCTGCTCAGATTACGCCAAATGCTGCCGAACTGACAGGATGGTGCTTCCCAGTACAGATGggtaatgacccaaaacatactgccaAAGAAActcaagagcttctcaaggcaaaaagaatggaatattcttcaatcgccaagtcagtcacctgacaacCAAATGGGGCATGcctttcacttcctgaagacaaaactgagggcggAAAGACCCATACACAAGCAGTAATTGAAGGCACCTGCAGTAAAAGGCCTGACAAAACATCTCAaggaaggaaactcagcatttggtgatgtccgtggcttccagacttcaggaagtcattcactgcaaaggattttcatccaagtattaaaaataatcctatTTATAATACTGTCACTTTGTGCAAATGACTTTTGAGCTTATGAAAATTTgggaatatgtataaaaattgctgtaattctAAATGGTCAATGCAATAATTTTGTTAACCCCCTTGAATtgaaactgaaagtctacacttcaataacACGTTGATAGCTTtatttcagatccattgtggtggtgtacagaggaaaacGTACGAGAATAGTGTCACTGCCCAAATACCTCTGAACCTAACTGTATTAACGGTATTTGTAATGACTGGTCAATGCTTGGTGTTGGTGTGAGTTGAACATACAGAACTTTCATAGTACGTAAGCGCTGCTCATGTCTCACTTTTAATTTGGATTCCCATTATTTAAGTCAGCTTACAACAGCCAGATGTGGCTAGGTAGCTAGCAAGCCATAGTGgcttcaggaagtattcagatccccTTCACTTTTcgcacattttaatgtgttgtgcattttattttaaaaggatgaaattgccattttgtccatcaatctaaactcaataacccataatgacaatgtgaaaacatttttagatatttttgcaaaggtattaaaaatcaaaaactgaaatctctaaTTTACAGAGgttttcagaccctttgttGTGGCAATCCAAACTGttgtcaggtgcatcctgtttgctttgattatccttgagatgtgtctagaacttgatttgagtccacctgtggtaaactGAATTGATTAAACATAGTTTACATAGGCACaaacctgtgtatataaggtctcacaatTAACAACGCATGTCAAGACAAAAACCAGGCCATTAAGTCCAAGGAGCTCTCTGTAGATGGTGATAAGATTGTGAAGCACAGATAAtggcaagggtataaaaccatttctaaagctttgagtgttcccaggaacacagtggcctcaaaatttgtgaaattgaagaagtttggaaccagcaggactcttcctagagttggctgtccggccaaactgagtaactgggcaAGAACAgtcttggtcagggaggtgaccaagaacccaacggcCACTCCAGCAGAGTTTCAGAAGTCCtatgcagagatgggagaacctgtTGGAAGGACAGTGATCTCAGCAGAACTCCATCAATTgggcctttatggtagagtcGTTAGATGGAAGCCCCTTTGAGTAAAATGCATCTGACAgccaaatggcatttaaaaggACTCAGAAGGAATGAAGGAATAAGAtactctggtctgatgagaaaacatttttaacccTCCAAGCACTATGTCTGGCAAACATCAgacactgctcatcacctggttAATACCATCACTAAAGTGAAGCATGCTGGTGGCAATCTCATGTTATGGGAGAGCTTTTCACTGGCAGGAAAAGGGAGACTAATCAGAGCTGAGGGAatgatgaatgcagccaaatacagaaagatcattgaagaaaacctgctccagagtcaCAACAgtcagcacaacaatgaccaGAAGCATAAAGTCAAGACAATGCTGGAGAGGCTTCggtccagacttaaaccccatagaatATCTAGAGAGACCTGAGGAGAGCAGATTACAGAGGCTCTCCATTCAATCTGATGAAGCTTGAGAgaatctgccaggaagaatgcGATAAACTGCCCAAGTCCAGGTGTGCAAATCTTGTAAAGACTTACCCAAGtagactcaaagctgtaatttcGTGTCAAAGGGGCTTTTACAAAGTACTTTATGGTCTGGAtagttttataaatgaaatatttcagtttttgattttcaataacatttctaaaattactaaaagcatgtttttactttgtcaatAAGGATTATTGAGTTTAGACTGAtgtgcaaaaatggcaattttatccatttaaaatggaATCTACATTAcaatagaaaaaatgtaaaaaaaaaaaaaaaaaagtgaaggggtctaaacactttctgaagccactgtatgtaGGAAGACTATATCCCAGTTCATAATTCCACTTCAAATGCTTTGACTGTTCAACTGTTCCTTTTACTGGGGAAATAGTTGTGAATGAGCACAGAACCAAGGCTTTTTGACTTGCTCAACAGATTAGAGATGTGGGCGATGATTCAGAGTCCTGAGACCAGGCGACAACTGAATGGAAAGTTTGTGAAACCTGTTTGACAAGCCAAAATGTACTCTGTGAGAAAGGACTGTAATCCTTTGTAGTGAAGCAATCGCTTTATAGGTCCTTGGACAATCTTAGTGCATTTCGCTCTTGTTCCTGTTGCCCAAGCAAACTGTTTAAGTCGCCTTATACTATGTCCATAGTTTACAGACAGATCCggtctttatttgtttttccagactGAACATTTTGTTCATATTCATCAATTCCACATTTTATTACGTTCTGTTCTTAGTGTTCATGTTATTCTAGACTTAGGAGGTTTAGAGtcctcatttttcattaatttcttaACAAAATTTGTCTCTTTTCTCAACTAGTTTGTAGTAGTCAGGCTTTCTCCTCCATCCATTCATGCATCCATCtattcattttcacaaattttcaGTTCAGCCCCAGGATCGCAGTTTCTAAACCTGTGAGAAATCTTGGTCCATCTATCAATTCTGAAACACAGGGCAGTTTGTCTGTAGTGCTAGTCCTAAACATGTGAcactttttgtgtctctcttgcCTGTTTGATGCTGTACAGCCACTTAATGACTCTTGCATTCCGCTCCACAGCTGAGATGCCATATGGAACACGctccccagcctcctcctcctcgtcttcgcCCTCTTCCCCATCTGACAGCCCATCGTTGGAGGATCGCCGTGATCGGTCGCAGTCGGAGGAGATCATAGAAGCTGATCGAAAATTCAGGCTGACAATATCTGAGTTGGCTCGCGCAAAGTTCTCAGGACCGActgcctccagctcctctgGGTCAAGGCCACAGTAGTTAAAAAAGCGTTCCATGTCAGCTCCAGCCCGGGCGTACCGGTCTGACAGGTCTGATTTAGATCTGTGTAACGAGGAGCGACGAACCACAGAGGAACCAAGCTCAAGCTCCAGGTGGGGATCAGTGGAAGTATTGGAAGGGTCTCCGAAATCACATGGTAGCGACTGAGGGGTGGTGTTGTCACAGGGTGAGGGGGATGGAGTTGGACGAGGTGGAGGCAGTGACAAGGAAAgtgtgggaggagggagggaggcagggttGGGTTTTGGAGGTAGGGGTGGAGCTGAGGAGCTGCTGGATCCAGCATTGCGGAGTGGCTTCCCATTGCACAGTCGCAGGAGGTcagaggaggagtgggaggtGAGCAGAGGCGGTAGTGGGGAGCGAGAGCGATCAATaactcctccttcacctcctctctcatccAGGCCTCGTCTACTGAGGTTTAGGTTTCCTCCTTGTTGTGGACTGTGACGTCCCCCACTGTTGATTGGAGGGACCTTCAGGGAATGGGAGAAGGATCGGAGAGAGTGTGAGGTGCTTGGAATGTGAGCTGAGTCTGGTGGTTGCTCATTAAGCGTCATTGTAGATCGATATGTTAACGGCATCCTAGGagtagaaaacagaaaaatgaataaatgtaatgcaatagAATAGGGTAGGAAGAC encodes:
- the fam110b gene encoding protein FAM110B; translated protein: MPTETLAPALPDSKAASPATPFSSAVPLRILNKGPDYFRRQVEPNPKRLSAVERLEADKAKYVKSQEVINAKQEPIKPPVLAKPPISHTFLSKRGSGMSGGGNGGGIPFKASNNNAKSDTCATSSSNSSKRENLNLEILKNLLNSSSSSGAGSEGLGSGAKSAVLMRSSGGMARSWTPSEMPLTYRSTMTLNEQPPDSAHIPSTSHSLRSFSHSLKVPPINSGGRHSPQQGGNLNLSRRGLDERGGEGGVIDRSRSPLPPLLTSHSSSDLLRLCNGKPLRNAGSSSSSAPPLPPKPNPASLPPPTLSLSLPPPRPTPSPSPCDNTTPQSLPCDFGDPSNTSTDPHLELELGSSVVRRSSLHRSKSDLSDRYARAGADMERFFNYCGLDPEELEAVGPENFARANSDIVSLNFRSASMISSDCDRSRRSSNDGLSDGEEGEDEEEEAGERVPYGISAVERNARVIKWLYSIKQARETQKVSHV